Proteins encoded in a region of the Lathamus discolor isolate bLatDis1 chromosome Z, bLatDis1.hap1, whole genome shotgun sequence genome:
- the GSE1 gene encoding genetic suppressor element 1 isoform X4 produces the protein MFGLKPPLYYLPGMSHEPKSPSLGMLSTATRTTATVSPLTPSPLNGSIVPNGSPAASSTLSVQAAPSSSFAAALRKLAKQAEEPRGSSISSESSPVSSPATNHSSPASTPKRGPMGPIIVPPGGHSVPSTPPVVTIAPTKTVNGVWRSEGRQQEAGSRGSSSSSGRERLISEPPLSQEKAGGPTVPSHLLGTPYSFGLPPSSVVQDSRFPPLNLQRPVHHVVPPSAVTEDYLRSFRPYHTAEDLRMSSLPPLGLDPAAAAAYYHPSYLTHHPFPHPAFRMDESYCLSALRSPFYPLPAPGSLPPLHPSAMHLHLSGVRYPPELSHSSLSALQSERISSLAAERLQMDEELRQREREREREREKEREREADREREKEREREREREKELEREREKERERELERQRERAREKELSMVKAMEGPFLPVAELHGLRGHPAEERGKPAEPLVPIRPEKLKDSVLPTPKPIQHPLHPPPASHHPVPSLIPNHNVFPLPGSSAATALLIHRTNEEEKWLARQRRLRQEKEDRQSQVSEFRQQVLEQHLDMGRAPSQPEPEHRPEHPRSGSSRHEPSSREPGQHFGGPPPLISPKPQHHPVTTSLWNPVSLMESPPDPPRRLPEPHTLHGHPAPFEPSRQGIPLVKVERVFCPDKLEEATRKRDALEKYPPGREPVAAEHGSFTHAPFLAELEKSTQSILSQQRPPATPFTDATKPSSPYRPPQPRAQDPMYIYDEFVQQHRRLVSKLDLEERRRREAREKGYYYDLDDSCDDSDEEEVRAHLRCVAEQPPLKLDTSSEKLEFLQLFGLTTQQQKEELLSQKRRKRRRMLRERSPSPPTVQNKRRTPSPRLPLSTRYSPDEMNNSPNFEEKKRFLTIFNLTHISAEKRKASHAADKEKLVEMLQAMKQKTTPAAVVVKSSPRDSPSGPATEPPVPPLLLDPDKPMGITVSMLEGQKTAEPGRLDQLRPQEPPRAKEMGATLAEKPRLSDGHPGKKGLSILSYVRGPLPKDIPVPLSHSMNGKSKPWEPFIAEEFAHQFHESVLQSTQKALQKHKGGTAEQNHKLDASIHYNIPELQASSRLAAPSHNGTAEGPLPHRALPPLPHDSASEEEEDEEEEEQEEEEEEYPRPKWQGIEAIFEAYQEHIEEQNLERQVLQTQCRRLEAQHYSLSLTAEQLSHSMAELRTQKQKMVSERERLQAELDHLRKCLALPAMQWSRGYFKGYPR, from the exons ATGTTTGGGTTGAAACCACCTCTCTATTACTTACCAG GCATGAGCCATGAGCCGAAGTCGCCGTCCCTAGGAATGCTCTCCACCGCCACCCGCACCACCGCCACCGTCAGCCCGCTCACCCCATCGCCTCTCAACGGCTCCATCGTCCCCAatggcagccctgcagccagcagcacttTGTCCGTCCAGGCAGCACCTTCCTCCAGCTTCGCCGCCGCGCTCCGCAAGCTCGCCAAGCAAGCTGAGGAGCCCAGAG GGTCTTCAATAAGCAGCGAGTCATCCCCGGTCTCCTCACCAGCCACCAACCACAGCTCCCCTGCCAGCACGCCTAAACGTGGGCCCATGGGCCCCATCATTGTGCCCCCAGGGGGGCACAGCGTGCCCAGCACGCCACCTGTTGTCACCATTGCACCCACAAAGACTGTCAATGGGGTCTGGAGGAGCGAGGGCAGACAG CAAGAAGCAGGGTCtcggggcagcagcagcagcagcggccgCGAGCGCCTCATCTCGGAGCCCCCCCTCTCGCAGGAGAAAGCGGGGGGCCCCACCGTCCCTTCCCATCTCCTGGGGACCCCCTACTCCTTCGGGCTGCCCCCCAGCTCCGTGGTCCAGGACTCCCGCTTCCCACCTCTCAA CCTGCAGCGGCCGGTCCACCACGTGGTGCCTCCGAGCGCGGTCACCGAGGATTACCTGCGCAGCTTCCGTCCCTACCACACCGCCGAGGACCTCCGCATGTCCTCCCTGCCGCCCCTCGGCCTGGacccggctgctgctgctgcttactACCACCCCAGCTACCTGACGCATCACCCCTTCCCGCACCCTGCCTTCAG GATGGACGAGTCGTACTGCCTGTCAGCGCTGCGGTCCCCCTTCTACCCGCTGCCAGCGCCGGGCTCGCTGCCACCCCTGCACCCCTCAGCCATGCACCTGCACCTCTCGGGGGTACGGTACCCCCCTGAGCTCTCGCACTCTTCCCTCTCTGCCCTGCAGTCCGAGCGCATCTCCAGCCTCGCCGCAGAGAG GCTGCAAATGGATGAGGAGCTGCGGCAGAGGGAGCGTGAGCGCGAGCGGGAGCGGGAGAAGGAGCGGGAGCGAGAAGCCGACCGAGAGCGGGAGAAGGAGCGCGAACGGGAGCGCGAACgggagaaggagctggagagggAGCGGGAGAAGGAGCGCGAACGGGAGCTGGAGAGGCAGCGGGAGCGCGCCCGGGAGAAGGAGCTGAGCATGGTGAAAGCCATGGAAGGGCCGTTCCTCCCCGTGGCCGAGCTGCACGGGCTGCGGGGACACCCGGCCGAGGAGCGGGGCAAGCCAGCAGAACCACTGGTACCCATCAGACCAG AGAAACTGAAGGACTCGGTGTTGCCGACACCAAAGCCTATCCAGCACCCGCTGCACCCACCACCGGCCTCACACCACCCTGTGCCCAGCCTCATCCCCAACCACAACGTGTTCCCGCTGCCAGGAAGCAGCGCGGCCACGGCGCTCCTCATCCACCGCACCAATGAGGAGGAGAAGTGGCTGGCGCGGCAGCGCCGGCTGCGCCAAGAGAAGGAGGATCGGCAATCCCAAGTCTCAGAGTTCCGGCAACAAGTGCTGGAGCAGCACCTCGACATGGGGCGCGCGCCGAGCCAGCCTGAGCCCGAGCATCGCCCCGAGCACCCCAG GTCAGGATCCAGCCGCCATGAGCCAAGCAGCCGGGAGCCAGGGCAGCACTTCGGTGGGCCCCCACCACTCATCTCGCCTAAGCCCCAGCACCACCCGGTCACCACATCCCTCTGGAATCCCGTCTCGCTGATGGAGAGTCCCCCTGATCCACCCCGGCGCCTCCCAGAGCCTCACACTCTCCATGGCCACCCGGCCCCCTTCGAGCCCAGCCGTCAGGGCATCCCCCTGGTGAAGGTGGAGAGGGTCTTCTGCCCGGATAAGCTGGAGGAGGCGACGAGGAAGAGGGATGCTCTGGAGAAATACCCTCCAGGACGGGAGCCCGTCGCTGCGGAGCACGGGAGCTTCACCCATGCCCCTTTCCTAGCCGAGCTGGAGAAGTCCACACAGAGCATCCTGAGCCAGCAAAGACCCCCGGCCACCCCCTTCACCGATGCCACCAAGCCCAGCTCGCCCTACagacccccccagccccgcgcTCAGGACCCCATGTACATCTATGACGAGTTCGTGCAGCAGCACCGCAGGCTGGTCAGCAAACTGGACCTGGAGGAGCGCCGGCGGCGGGAGGCCAGGGAGAAAG GTTACTACTATGATCTGGACGACTCCTGTGATGACAGTGACGAGGAGGAGGTGCGGGCCCATCTCCGCTGCGTGGCCGAGCAGCCCCCATTGAAGCTGGACACGTCCTCCGAG AAGCTGGAGTTCCTGCAGCTCTTCGGGCTGACCACgcagcagcagaaggaggaATTGCTGAGCCAGAAGCGGCGCAAACGCCGGCGGATGCTGCGGGAGAGGAGCCCCTCGCCTCCTACAGTGCAGAACAAGCGCCGCACGCCCTCCCCGCGCCTCCCGCTCTCCACCCGGTACAGCCCCGACGAGATGaacaacagccccaacttcgaGGAGAAGAAGCGCTTCCTCACCATCTTCAACCTCACGCACATCAGTGCCGAGAAGAGGAAAG CTTCCCATGCCGCAGacaaagagaagctggtggagATGCTCCAGGCCATGAAGCAGAAGACCACGCCGGCTGCTGTGGTGGTGAAGAGCTCCCCACGGGACAGCCCCAGCGGCCCCGCCACTG AGCCACCGGTGCCGCCGCTCCTGCTGGATCCGGATAAACCCATGGGCATCACCGTGTCCATGCTGGAGGGGCAGAAGACAGCAGAGCCGGGCAGGTTAGACCAGCTGAGACCACAGGAGCCACCAAGGGCTAAGGAGATGGGTGCCACGCTGGCAGAGAAGCCGCGGCTGAGTGATGGGCACCCTGGGAAGAAGGGACTGAGCATCCTCAGCTACGTCAGGGGTCCGCTCCCCAAGGACATCCCGGTGCCATTGTCCCACAGCATGAATGGCAAGAGCAAGCCCTGGGAGCCATTCATTGCTGAGGAGTTTGCCCATCAGTTCCATGAATCCGTGCTGCAGTCCACCCAGAAGGCGTTGCAGAAGCACAAAG GGGGGACAGCGGAGCAGAACCACAAGCTCGATGCCTCCATCCACTACAACATCCCTGAGCTGCAGGCCTCCAGCCGCCTGGCTGCCCCCTCGCACAATGGCACAGCCGAGGGGCCGCTGCCCCACCGGGCATTGCCCCCGCTGCCCCATGACTCAGCATccgaggaagaggaggatgaggaggaggaggaacaggaagaagaggaggaagagtaCCCCAGGCCCAAGTGGCAAGGGATCGAGGCAATTTTTGAAGCTTACCAGGAACATATAGAAG AACAAAACCTGGAGCGCCAAGTGCTGCAGACCCAGTGCCGGCGGCTGGAAGCCCAGCACTACAGCCTGAGCCTGACGGCAGAGCAGCTTTCGCACAGCATGGCG GAATTAAGGACCCAGAAGCAGAAGATGGTCTCGGAGCGCGAGCGCCTGCAAGCTGAGCTGGATCACCTGCGGAAGTGCCTTGCCTTGCCTGCAATGCAGTGGTCTAGGGGTTATTTCAAGGGGTATCCCAGGTGA
- the GSE1 gene encoding genetic suppressor element 1 isoform X3 — protein sequence MDERSPRWTARPAGMSHEPKSPSLGMLSTATRTTATVSPLTPSPLNGSIVPNGSPAASSTLSVQAAPSSSFAAALRKLAKQAEEPRGSSISSESSPVSSPATNHSSPASTPKRGPMGPIIVPPGGHSVPSTPPVVTIAPTKTVNGVWRSEGRQQEAGSRGSSSSSGRERLISEPPLSQEKAGGPTVPSHLLGTPYSFGLPPSSVVQDSRFPPLNLQRPVHHVVPPSAVTEDYLRSFRPYHTAEDLRMSSLPPLGLDPAAAAAYYHPSYLTHHPFPHPAFRMDESYCLSALRSPFYPLPAPGSLPPLHPSAMHLHLSGVRYPPELSHSSLSALQSERISSLAAERLQMDEELRQREREREREREKEREREADREREKEREREREREKELEREREKERERELERQRERAREKELSMVKAMEGPFLPVAELHGLRGHPAEERGKPAEPLVPIRPEKLKDSVLPTPKPIQHPLHPPPASHHPVPSLIPNHNVFPLPGSSAATALLIHRTNEEEKWLARQRRLRQEKEDRQSQVSEFRQQVLEQHLDMGRAPSQPEPEHRPEHPRSGSSRHEPSSREPGQHFGGPPPLISPKPQHHPVTTSLWNPVSLMESPPDPPRRLPEPHTLHGHPAPFEPSRQGIPLVKVERVFCPDKLEEATRKRDALEKYPPGREPVAAEHGSFTHAPFLAELEKSTQSILSQQRPPATPFTDATKPSSPYRPPQPRAQDPMYIYDEFVQQHRRLVSKLDLEERRRREAREKGYYYDLDDSCDDSDEEEVRAHLRCVAEQPPLKLDTSSEKLEFLQLFGLTTQQQKEELLSQKRRKRRRMLRERSPSPPTVQNKRRTPSPRLPLSTRYSPDEMNNSPNFEEKKRFLTIFNLTHISAEKRKASHAADKEKLVEMLQAMKQKTTPAAVVVKSSPRDSPSGPATEPPVPPLLLDPDKPMGITVSMLEGQKTAEPGRLDQLRPQEPPRAKEMGATLAEKPRLSDGHPGKKGLSILSYVRGPLPKDIPVPLSHSMNGKSKPWEPFIAEEFAHQFHESVLQSTQKALQKHKGGTAEQNHKLDASIHYNIPELQASSRLAAPSHNGTAEGPLPHRALPPLPHDSASEEEEDEEEEEQEEEEEEYPRPKWQGIEAIFEAYQEHIEEQNLERQVLQTQCRRLEAQHYSLSLTAEQLSHSMAELRTQKQKMVSERERLQAELDHLRKCLALPAMQWSRGYFKGYPR from the exons GCATGAGCCATGAGCCGAAGTCGCCGTCCCTAGGAATGCTCTCCACCGCCACCCGCACCACCGCCACCGTCAGCCCGCTCACCCCATCGCCTCTCAACGGCTCCATCGTCCCCAatggcagccctgcagccagcagcacttTGTCCGTCCAGGCAGCACCTTCCTCCAGCTTCGCCGCCGCGCTCCGCAAGCTCGCCAAGCAAGCTGAGGAGCCCAGAG GGTCTTCAATAAGCAGCGAGTCATCCCCGGTCTCCTCACCAGCCACCAACCACAGCTCCCCTGCCAGCACGCCTAAACGTGGGCCCATGGGCCCCATCATTGTGCCCCCAGGGGGGCACAGCGTGCCCAGCACGCCACCTGTTGTCACCATTGCACCCACAAAGACTGTCAATGGGGTCTGGAGGAGCGAGGGCAGACAG CAAGAAGCAGGGTCtcggggcagcagcagcagcagcggccgCGAGCGCCTCATCTCGGAGCCCCCCCTCTCGCAGGAGAAAGCGGGGGGCCCCACCGTCCCTTCCCATCTCCTGGGGACCCCCTACTCCTTCGGGCTGCCCCCCAGCTCCGTGGTCCAGGACTCCCGCTTCCCACCTCTCAA CCTGCAGCGGCCGGTCCACCACGTGGTGCCTCCGAGCGCGGTCACCGAGGATTACCTGCGCAGCTTCCGTCCCTACCACACCGCCGAGGACCTCCGCATGTCCTCCCTGCCGCCCCTCGGCCTGGacccggctgctgctgctgcttactACCACCCCAGCTACCTGACGCATCACCCCTTCCCGCACCCTGCCTTCAG GATGGACGAGTCGTACTGCCTGTCAGCGCTGCGGTCCCCCTTCTACCCGCTGCCAGCGCCGGGCTCGCTGCCACCCCTGCACCCCTCAGCCATGCACCTGCACCTCTCGGGGGTACGGTACCCCCCTGAGCTCTCGCACTCTTCCCTCTCTGCCCTGCAGTCCGAGCGCATCTCCAGCCTCGCCGCAGAGAG GCTGCAAATGGATGAGGAGCTGCGGCAGAGGGAGCGTGAGCGCGAGCGGGAGCGGGAGAAGGAGCGGGAGCGAGAAGCCGACCGAGAGCGGGAGAAGGAGCGCGAACGGGAGCGCGAACgggagaaggagctggagagggAGCGGGAGAAGGAGCGCGAACGGGAGCTGGAGAGGCAGCGGGAGCGCGCCCGGGAGAAGGAGCTGAGCATGGTGAAAGCCATGGAAGGGCCGTTCCTCCCCGTGGCCGAGCTGCACGGGCTGCGGGGACACCCGGCCGAGGAGCGGGGCAAGCCAGCAGAACCACTGGTACCCATCAGACCAG AGAAACTGAAGGACTCGGTGTTGCCGACACCAAAGCCTATCCAGCACCCGCTGCACCCACCACCGGCCTCACACCACCCTGTGCCCAGCCTCATCCCCAACCACAACGTGTTCCCGCTGCCAGGAAGCAGCGCGGCCACGGCGCTCCTCATCCACCGCACCAATGAGGAGGAGAAGTGGCTGGCGCGGCAGCGCCGGCTGCGCCAAGAGAAGGAGGATCGGCAATCCCAAGTCTCAGAGTTCCGGCAACAAGTGCTGGAGCAGCACCTCGACATGGGGCGCGCGCCGAGCCAGCCTGAGCCCGAGCATCGCCCCGAGCACCCCAG GTCAGGATCCAGCCGCCATGAGCCAAGCAGCCGGGAGCCAGGGCAGCACTTCGGTGGGCCCCCACCACTCATCTCGCCTAAGCCCCAGCACCACCCGGTCACCACATCCCTCTGGAATCCCGTCTCGCTGATGGAGAGTCCCCCTGATCCACCCCGGCGCCTCCCAGAGCCTCACACTCTCCATGGCCACCCGGCCCCCTTCGAGCCCAGCCGTCAGGGCATCCCCCTGGTGAAGGTGGAGAGGGTCTTCTGCCCGGATAAGCTGGAGGAGGCGACGAGGAAGAGGGATGCTCTGGAGAAATACCCTCCAGGACGGGAGCCCGTCGCTGCGGAGCACGGGAGCTTCACCCATGCCCCTTTCCTAGCCGAGCTGGAGAAGTCCACACAGAGCATCCTGAGCCAGCAAAGACCCCCGGCCACCCCCTTCACCGATGCCACCAAGCCCAGCTCGCCCTACagacccccccagccccgcgcTCAGGACCCCATGTACATCTATGACGAGTTCGTGCAGCAGCACCGCAGGCTGGTCAGCAAACTGGACCTGGAGGAGCGCCGGCGGCGGGAGGCCAGGGAGAAAG GTTACTACTATGATCTGGACGACTCCTGTGATGACAGTGACGAGGAGGAGGTGCGGGCCCATCTCCGCTGCGTGGCCGAGCAGCCCCCATTGAAGCTGGACACGTCCTCCGAG AAGCTGGAGTTCCTGCAGCTCTTCGGGCTGACCACgcagcagcagaaggaggaATTGCTGAGCCAGAAGCGGCGCAAACGCCGGCGGATGCTGCGGGAGAGGAGCCCCTCGCCTCCTACAGTGCAGAACAAGCGCCGCACGCCCTCCCCGCGCCTCCCGCTCTCCACCCGGTACAGCCCCGACGAGATGaacaacagccccaacttcgaGGAGAAGAAGCGCTTCCTCACCATCTTCAACCTCACGCACATCAGTGCCGAGAAGAGGAAAG CTTCCCATGCCGCAGacaaagagaagctggtggagATGCTCCAGGCCATGAAGCAGAAGACCACGCCGGCTGCTGTGGTGGTGAAGAGCTCCCCACGGGACAGCCCCAGCGGCCCCGCCACTG AGCCACCGGTGCCGCCGCTCCTGCTGGATCCGGATAAACCCATGGGCATCACCGTGTCCATGCTGGAGGGGCAGAAGACAGCAGAGCCGGGCAGGTTAGACCAGCTGAGACCACAGGAGCCACCAAGGGCTAAGGAGATGGGTGCCACGCTGGCAGAGAAGCCGCGGCTGAGTGATGGGCACCCTGGGAAGAAGGGACTGAGCATCCTCAGCTACGTCAGGGGTCCGCTCCCCAAGGACATCCCGGTGCCATTGTCCCACAGCATGAATGGCAAGAGCAAGCCCTGGGAGCCATTCATTGCTGAGGAGTTTGCCCATCAGTTCCATGAATCCGTGCTGCAGTCCACCCAGAAGGCGTTGCAGAAGCACAAAG GGGGGACAGCGGAGCAGAACCACAAGCTCGATGCCTCCATCCACTACAACATCCCTGAGCTGCAGGCCTCCAGCCGCCTGGCTGCCCCCTCGCACAATGGCACAGCCGAGGGGCCGCTGCCCCACCGGGCATTGCCCCCGCTGCCCCATGACTCAGCATccgaggaagaggaggatgaggaggaggaggaacaggaagaagaggaggaagagtaCCCCAGGCCCAAGTGGCAAGGGATCGAGGCAATTTTTGAAGCTTACCAGGAACATATAGAAG AACAAAACCTGGAGCGCCAAGTGCTGCAGACCCAGTGCCGGCGGCTGGAAGCCCAGCACTACAGCCTGAGCCTGACGGCAGAGCAGCTTTCGCACAGCATGGCG GAATTAAGGACCCAGAAGCAGAAGATGGTCTCGGAGCGCGAGCGCCTGCAAGCTGAGCTGGATCACCTGCGGAAGTGCCTTGCCTTGCCTGCAATGCAGTGGTCTAGGGGTTATTTCAAGGGGTATCCCAGGTGA
- the GSE1 gene encoding genetic suppressor element 1 isoform X5 produces MSHEPKSPSLGMLSTATRTTATVSPLTPSPLNGSIVPNGSPAASSTLSVQAAPSSSFAAALRKLAKQAEEPRGSSISSESSPVSSPATNHSSPASTPKRGPMGPIIVPPGGHSVPSTPPVVTIAPTKTVNGVWRSEGRQQEAGSRGSSSSSGRERLISEPPLSQEKAGGPTVPSHLLGTPYSFGLPPSSVVQDSRFPPLNLQRPVHHVVPPSAVTEDYLRSFRPYHTAEDLRMSSLPPLGLDPAAAAAYYHPSYLTHHPFPHPAFRMDESYCLSALRSPFYPLPAPGSLPPLHPSAMHLHLSGVRYPPELSHSSLSALQSERISSLAAERLQMDEELRQREREREREREKEREREADREREKEREREREREKELEREREKERERELERQRERAREKELSMVKAMEGPFLPVAELHGLRGHPAEERGKPAEPLVPIRPEKLKDSVLPTPKPIQHPLHPPPASHHPVPSLIPNHNVFPLPGSSAATALLIHRTNEEEKWLARQRRLRQEKEDRQSQVSEFRQQVLEQHLDMGRAPSQPEPEHRPEHPRSGSSRHEPSSREPGQHFGGPPPLISPKPQHHPVTTSLWNPVSLMESPPDPPRRLPEPHTLHGHPAPFEPSRQGIPLVKVERVFCPDKLEEATRKRDALEKYPPGREPVAAEHGSFTHAPFLAELEKSTQSILSQQRPPATPFTDATKPSSPYRPPQPRAQDPMYIYDEFVQQHRRLVSKLDLEERRRREAREKGYYYDLDDSCDDSDEEEVRAHLRCVAEQPPLKLDTSSEKLEFLQLFGLTTQQQKEELLSQKRRKRRRMLRERSPSPPTVQNKRRTPSPRLPLSTRYSPDEMNNSPNFEEKKRFLTIFNLTHISAEKRKASHAADKEKLVEMLQAMKQKTTPAAVVVKSSPRDSPSGPATEPPVPPLLLDPDKPMGITVSMLEGQKTAEPGRLDQLRPQEPPRAKEMGATLAEKPRLSDGHPGKKGLSILSYVRGPLPKDIPVPLSHSMNGKSKPWEPFIAEEFAHQFHESVLQSTQKALQKHKGGTAEQNHKLDASIHYNIPELQASSRLAAPSHNGTAEGPLPHRALPPLPHDSASEEEEDEEEEEQEEEEEEYPRPKWQGIEAIFEAYQEHIEEQNLERQVLQTQCRRLEAQHYSLSLTAEQLSHSMAELRTQKQKMVSERERLQAELDHLRKCLALPAMQWSRGYFKGYPR; encoded by the exons ATGAGCCATGAGCCGAAGTCGCCGTCCCTAGGAATGCTCTCCACCGCCACCCGCACCACCGCCACCGTCAGCCCGCTCACCCCATCGCCTCTCAACGGCTCCATCGTCCCCAatggcagccctgcagccagcagcacttTGTCCGTCCAGGCAGCACCTTCCTCCAGCTTCGCCGCCGCGCTCCGCAAGCTCGCCAAGCAAGCTGAGGAGCCCAGAG GGTCTTCAATAAGCAGCGAGTCATCCCCGGTCTCCTCACCAGCCACCAACCACAGCTCCCCTGCCAGCACGCCTAAACGTGGGCCCATGGGCCCCATCATTGTGCCCCCAGGGGGGCACAGCGTGCCCAGCACGCCACCTGTTGTCACCATTGCACCCACAAAGACTGTCAATGGGGTCTGGAGGAGCGAGGGCAGACAG CAAGAAGCAGGGTCtcggggcagcagcagcagcagcggccgCGAGCGCCTCATCTCGGAGCCCCCCCTCTCGCAGGAGAAAGCGGGGGGCCCCACCGTCCCTTCCCATCTCCTGGGGACCCCCTACTCCTTCGGGCTGCCCCCCAGCTCCGTGGTCCAGGACTCCCGCTTCCCACCTCTCAA CCTGCAGCGGCCGGTCCACCACGTGGTGCCTCCGAGCGCGGTCACCGAGGATTACCTGCGCAGCTTCCGTCCCTACCACACCGCCGAGGACCTCCGCATGTCCTCCCTGCCGCCCCTCGGCCTGGacccggctgctgctgctgcttactACCACCCCAGCTACCTGACGCATCACCCCTTCCCGCACCCTGCCTTCAG GATGGACGAGTCGTACTGCCTGTCAGCGCTGCGGTCCCCCTTCTACCCGCTGCCAGCGCCGGGCTCGCTGCCACCCCTGCACCCCTCAGCCATGCACCTGCACCTCTCGGGGGTACGGTACCCCCCTGAGCTCTCGCACTCTTCCCTCTCTGCCCTGCAGTCCGAGCGCATCTCCAGCCTCGCCGCAGAGAG GCTGCAAATGGATGAGGAGCTGCGGCAGAGGGAGCGTGAGCGCGAGCGGGAGCGGGAGAAGGAGCGGGAGCGAGAAGCCGACCGAGAGCGGGAGAAGGAGCGCGAACGGGAGCGCGAACgggagaaggagctggagagggAGCGGGAGAAGGAGCGCGAACGGGAGCTGGAGAGGCAGCGGGAGCGCGCCCGGGAGAAGGAGCTGAGCATGGTGAAAGCCATGGAAGGGCCGTTCCTCCCCGTGGCCGAGCTGCACGGGCTGCGGGGACACCCGGCCGAGGAGCGGGGCAAGCCAGCAGAACCACTGGTACCCATCAGACCAG AGAAACTGAAGGACTCGGTGTTGCCGACACCAAAGCCTATCCAGCACCCGCTGCACCCACCACCGGCCTCACACCACCCTGTGCCCAGCCTCATCCCCAACCACAACGTGTTCCCGCTGCCAGGAAGCAGCGCGGCCACGGCGCTCCTCATCCACCGCACCAATGAGGAGGAGAAGTGGCTGGCGCGGCAGCGCCGGCTGCGCCAAGAGAAGGAGGATCGGCAATCCCAAGTCTCAGAGTTCCGGCAACAAGTGCTGGAGCAGCACCTCGACATGGGGCGCGCGCCGAGCCAGCCTGAGCCCGAGCATCGCCCCGAGCACCCCAG GTCAGGATCCAGCCGCCATGAGCCAAGCAGCCGGGAGCCAGGGCAGCACTTCGGTGGGCCCCCACCACTCATCTCGCCTAAGCCCCAGCACCACCCGGTCACCACATCCCTCTGGAATCCCGTCTCGCTGATGGAGAGTCCCCCTGATCCACCCCGGCGCCTCCCAGAGCCTCACACTCTCCATGGCCACCCGGCCCCCTTCGAGCCCAGCCGTCAGGGCATCCCCCTGGTGAAGGTGGAGAGGGTCTTCTGCCCGGATAAGCTGGAGGAGGCGACGAGGAAGAGGGATGCTCTGGAGAAATACCCTCCAGGACGGGAGCCCGTCGCTGCGGAGCACGGGAGCTTCACCCATGCCCCTTTCCTAGCCGAGCTGGAGAAGTCCACACAGAGCATCCTGAGCCAGCAAAGACCCCCGGCCACCCCCTTCACCGATGCCACCAAGCCCAGCTCGCCCTACagacccccccagccccgcgcTCAGGACCCCATGTACATCTATGACGAGTTCGTGCAGCAGCACCGCAGGCTGGTCAGCAAACTGGACCTGGAGGAGCGCCGGCGGCGGGAGGCCAGGGAGAAAG GTTACTACTATGATCTGGACGACTCCTGTGATGACAGTGACGAGGAGGAGGTGCGGGCCCATCTCCGCTGCGTGGCCGAGCAGCCCCCATTGAAGCTGGACACGTCCTCCGAG AAGCTGGAGTTCCTGCAGCTCTTCGGGCTGACCACgcagcagcagaaggaggaATTGCTGAGCCAGAAGCGGCGCAAACGCCGGCGGATGCTGCGGGAGAGGAGCCCCTCGCCTCCTACAGTGCAGAACAAGCGCCGCACGCCCTCCCCGCGCCTCCCGCTCTCCACCCGGTACAGCCCCGACGAGATGaacaacagccccaacttcgaGGAGAAGAAGCGCTTCCTCACCATCTTCAACCTCACGCACATCAGTGCCGAGAAGAGGAAAG CTTCCCATGCCGCAGacaaagagaagctggtggagATGCTCCAGGCCATGAAGCAGAAGACCACGCCGGCTGCTGTGGTGGTGAAGAGCTCCCCACGGGACAGCCCCAGCGGCCCCGCCACTG AGCCACCGGTGCCGCCGCTCCTGCTGGATCCGGATAAACCCATGGGCATCACCGTGTCCATGCTGGAGGGGCAGAAGACAGCAGAGCCGGGCAGGTTAGACCAGCTGAGACCACAGGAGCCACCAAGGGCTAAGGAGATGGGTGCCACGCTGGCAGAGAAGCCGCGGCTGAGTGATGGGCACCCTGGGAAGAAGGGACTGAGCATCCTCAGCTACGTCAGGGGTCCGCTCCCCAAGGACATCCCGGTGCCATTGTCCCACAGCATGAATGGCAAGAGCAAGCCCTGGGAGCCATTCATTGCTGAGGAGTTTGCCCATCAGTTCCATGAATCCGTGCTGCAGTCCACCCAGAAGGCGTTGCAGAAGCACAAAG GGGGGACAGCGGAGCAGAACCACAAGCTCGATGCCTCCATCCACTACAACATCCCTGAGCTGCAGGCCTCCAGCCGCCTGGCTGCCCCCTCGCACAATGGCACAGCCGAGGGGCCGCTGCCCCACCGGGCATTGCCCCCGCTGCCCCATGACTCAGCATccgaggaagaggaggatgaggaggaggaggaacaggaagaagaggaggaagagtaCCCCAGGCCCAAGTGGCAAGGGATCGAGGCAATTTTTGAAGCTTACCAGGAACATATAGAAG AACAAAACCTGGAGCGCCAAGTGCTGCAGACCCAGTGCCGGCGGCTGGAAGCCCAGCACTACAGCCTGAGCCTGACGGCAGAGCAGCTTTCGCACAGCATGGCG GAATTAAGGACCCAGAAGCAGAAGATGGTCTCGGAGCGCGAGCGCCTGCAAGCTGAGCTGGATCACCTGCGGAAGTGCCTTGCCTTGCCTGCAATGCAGTGGTCTAGGGGTTATTTCAAGGGGTATCCCAGGTGA